From the Phalacrocorax carbo chromosome Z, bPhaCar2.1, whole genome shotgun sequence genome, the window AGGATTGCATATTTGTTGACTTAGTGTTTCAAAGGTGTTAAAGGAAAAGTGATTGATATAATTGCCctataaaaaaaagccaacagctTCCATTATAAATGCAGATGGAAGAAACTGGAATAAATTACAGATattaaacacaggaaaaagcaCTTAGGCTGTTTAGTCTTTCTGCATGTAGGGAGTTTTCTTAATAGGGAAGGAACCACGCAGAATCCATAACAGATGCTATGCCAGTGATCCAGAAAGCTGCAACCACTTagcaaaattttgctttttcttccctaatGTAGGCaagaaaaacttgtgggttcccagaaatttttttcagtcacaaCTGTAATTGCATAAGGGATTTGCCAAGATACATCCTTTAAAGATAAGAAAGATAAGCAGATATTCTTGGGACCGGACAGAAGAGTGGCTTGTGCTGAAATAGCTGTGATTGTTTACTCAAATGCATAGACGTCTTTCCAATTTGTGCATGAATTACAAGCATTTGGGTTTATTTCCatacattttcaaaagggaGAATATTTGTAGTAGAACTAGTTGCTACAAATGGGCATGCAAACGTAGTGCTTCAGATTTTGAGAAGGATTTTTCCACAAATGCTTTTGATCCAGTACAGGAACTGAGCACAGGGAGTGATTCTGTGCTGTTCGTGCTCCCTCTGCTGTTTTTTTGGAAGCATGGAACGGCAGAATACAGCTGGGTAATGTACTCGGCTGCATGAAAAGCAGACTTGATGGAAAAACAGACTAAAGGTCAAAAAGATTGAGTGGAAGACTGAATCTCTGAGCTGGGATCTTAATTCTTCTTCCTGACTCCGTTATTTGTAATGTAGTCTTGAACTATATCATAATGTACAATTTTCAACAGAGCTTTGGTCTTCTGAGAGGAGTAACCGTTATTTAGTGTGCTTCATCTGTTGCAGAAATTAAAAGCCACTTAAGAAATGCAGGGGTACCCTGGAAATAGCAAAAGGTCTTAAGAGTAAGCAACCTAATTTTTAGTGTCCCCCGTCTTCCCAGTCTTTGAATGTTTTGTAACTTTACTGATAAGGTTGCAAGAAACATAAGGGATGAAAATACTATTTAATGAAACCAAATGTTGTATTACAGGCAGTCCATATGGTGTTCAAATAttaatactattttaaaaaataaaattattaattctaAATATGTAAACTGATAACAAgttgcatatatatacatacacacataattttgtttaaaatgagaTAATGAGGTAGCATATTCCAAATCTATACAAGTTTGTCTAGCCACAAGATGAAAATATGCACTAAAAAAGGGGTGAGATTCTGCAGTGAGAGGATAATGTTGGTTTTGTCAAAAAGAATCTTGGCAAAAGTGCTGTCAGGAAAGTAAGCCTCAGTTTCATTAATTACATCAAATTGCTGGAACGCTGATGTGGAAAACTTCCATTATTGCCCAGAAAACAATAACAACTTTATTTCCTGGCTAGAAACAAAGATGTAATAGTTTTATGAAATTCTTCATATGGCTtgataaaattgtttttaatctaCCATCAAACTAAAATCAAGCAGTAACTATGGAATAATGAGCTGAGTTATTTGTATAGTCAGTAAGAAGACTtagataatatttaataaagattgTTACAAAAGATGAGAAAGGTTTATAAATATCAACTTAAAATGGtgcagaaattatttgaaaatactgGATATTTCACTTCTTTCAGAATGTACTACTCTACAGAAGGTGATACAGGGTCTAACACAAGTGATTGAAAACCAGTGTAACGTGAAaggtaaaagcaaaaatgttctcatatatatatatactgttCTGTACTGTAATTTAGAATGAGCAGGCTTTAAGTTTGCTGTTTATATTTACTGGTTTTTTCAGAGAGAGAAAGTCAGTGGCAgccaaacagaaaggaaaagattttatcTAGAATCAATCCTGTGCAGATCTGGGAGGCCGATATGCTTAATAAATGCCTATTGCTATTTTCCTACTTAGAATCCACATGTAAAAGAAGTTCTGTCTCAATGACGGTTTTTTAATCAATAGTTGGGCTTCAAATTTGTTTCAGCATAGCAGAGGCAGTTTTACAATAAGTGAGAATGTATCATTCAACTGTTGGACTGTTGTCTATTAAAGCATTTATGCATAGTTTTTATCACTTTATTAAACCAGAGTGTCTTAATCCTCAGTGGAATGTTATTAAAATTTTGCTGTTATCCATAAATACTTGATAATTAGtcattgctattttaaaataaaatatataagtATTTGCTATGTCTTTATGCCACAGTTTAGCTGTATGTAGTTAATTTTATATCCATTGTGTGTTCAAGGCATATTagcataaatattaataaacctCTAAAAATTGGAAGTATATGGCTGCTTTTAATACTCAAAGTGACTTCTAATAATCAAAAAAAGCATTAGTGGATTTTTCTAAATTCTGTTTTTGAGATACCTAGTTTTTGGGAAACAAGTACTTAAAAAGTTGCATCTTCCAATTCAAAACAGTTGTTGTAGCCATGataataatcttttattttctgagccaaaGAACTTTGCATCTAGGTTTTCTTGGATGGATCAGTTATCAGAAGGCTAAAGACAGTTCAAAGTAGTATACCAGGCAAATATTATGATTACATTATGATTTCTCTTGTTAAAAAATGGAGATTATGTAGTTCTGTAAATTATGATTATCATGTCTACAAAAAGGTTTCTTAGAGTTCAGGTAAgacaaaaaatgaaagtaatttccTTATTCTGCTTTCATGCTAATAGTATTGTCAAAATGTATCTTTTAGTGtatcatatatttttttatttacatagaTGAAAATTGTAGACTGAAGAGTACCATTCACatcttggaagagaaaataaaggctTGTGAACAGGTACATCACAAATGATCATTCTTTAAGTAGAGGAATaatatttaatctttattttaatagttCATATATCTTTATATTCTTGGGTTTGCTATTGATACCATTATTGTTGCACTTCTGATGTTTATCATGTGTAAAAACAGAACAGTTTTTCTCACAACATCAATATGAGAATGTGTTAGAGGGACTAGAGTCAAAACTACCAAGTGCCAAGAACTCTGGCTTAATCGAAGATGCACTTGGGACGTTTTCAGCTGTATTTAGCTTTCAATTAAATTTCACATTCTAAAATCTAACCCCttgcattaaaatacatttttgtgtgGAAATAAGGTTTTGATATTCACAATGCCTCTATACTGCCAGAGAGTCAAGAACTGTCTGAATTTTGTCTATAGTTTCTTTGGAAGTAAATGCTACAAAGAGAATAGGTTTCTGTGTCTTATAATAAATTCCATTTAccatctctctgctttttatCTCTGCTCCTGGCTTTTGGAAAGGAGGTAATGCTGGCAGGGCTAGTCACAAGTTGTGTTAGTTCCCTCTGCTAATATTGCACATTACCTGTTTAGGACTAGGAATCTCATTCCTGATCTTCTTTGCCTGTGTTTTTACTACgagttaaaattaaatttttgtacCAATAGAGCTGTTATCTTGACAGTTTGAGAATAAAATAAGTAATGCCTTCTGAAAGACATGACGAAACTATGATTCTATAAACGATATACATGCGTGGCCATGGTGGAACTTCCTGCTGTTGTTCTGAAGGCAATTCCTTGACTGTCTATTAAGTACTATTCACCACCAATGAGTAGCTGCCTTTGTGAGTGCCTCTGAGCACAGCTCTGGTGAGTGGCTACCTGCCTCGCTGGGAGGTTCTGACCAGAGCTTTGGAGTGAGCACCTCCATGTTGGCAGCTACAGCCAATTCCTCAGTAATTCTGGAGTGCTTCCTGGAGCAAACGTGTAATAGGCATGCTCTGTCTGTTTACTTGAGTATCAGCATCACTACTGCTAATACCTCTGATGTTTCTACTGCTGCCAGTGTGAAGTTGTGGAAAACTTCATGTAAGCAATGCTAACAATATTCATActttaaatatgatttttgtTACAGTCAAAAATCCACAAAAGTAGAACCGTAGTCACTTAACTAACTGCAGCACTGTATCAGATCCTGGATCAGGCAAAGGAATATTACCTCTCCATTTGCCTGTTCTCCTAATAAGTacaatttgtaattttttattaactGATAGCTGTAATACAATAAAATCTGCTATGTTTTTCATCTGTGGACATCATCCAGATTATGTAAGAAGTAATTGGACATTTTGAATTTGCTCGATTGAGGACAAAACAAGtactgaatcatagaatatgGTACATTTTGACATGAACTGTGCTTTGCAGAAATCTAAAAGCAGACACCTCAAGTTTTTTATGACACTTCTTACATTTGCAGGAATATAAAGATCAGATTGAGAAACTTATgatcaaaattaaaaacaaagatgaaGACCACAGATTAGAAATTGCACAGTTGCATttcaatataagaaaaaaatgtaagttCTCTGAAGACTGAATGCTATAGCTTTGGGTAAAATATGTTATAACCTGTAACTTCATCTAGGATAAGTACAAGTTCTGCTTCTTACAGGAAATTAGAAAGCTAGAAGTGGACAGTGTTTAACTGAATTTTGTCTTTGCTCAAGAGAGTAGACAGTGGCAATGAGGCAATAGTACAGCAACACAGGATGAGGAGAAATTCCCAAAGAGGTAGAAGAGACATTGGAAACTTGGACCTAAGAATctgaaagaatgaaattttGGGTTAAGTGTTCACTGGAAAATTTCTTTGAACTATAAGCTAGACTGCTGTTAGAGTGTTCCAGCTATGCTCAAGAGACTAGGACATTATTATCAAAAATAAATGATACTGCGGTGAGGAAAAAACTGatttcagtatctttttttttcattactgtcGTAGCCTTGAAGAGTAGGATTTTTTTGGTCATCCACTTAAGTGAAGAAAGCCAGATAAACTCTTTGTCTTTAAAGAGACTCTGTCTTACTGGGATGGGACAGGGTGGTTTTCACTtagctttaaaatatgttttttgcttgaatgaaattgttttcctgTGAAATACTGATCTGCtgttcaaaaatgttttaatatttgggaaattatgttatttttccaCCTAAACATCTTCTATAATCATTGTATTTGATGTTACTGTGTTACTAGTTGAAATAAAAGAGGCAGAGTATAgagaacagagagagaaaaaagaactgGAAATATTAGAGCTAACTAGACAACTGAAAATTCAAAATGAAgagaagcagaatgaaatcaTTAAACTGCAGATAGAGGTATGCATTACAAAGCTGGGTTAAAGATCATTTGGGCATTGGGTAAACTTGGAAGGGACTGTGTGGTGAAAAATGTTAATTAGTACTTAACAAAATAATATGATGGACtttaggaaaattaaaaaacaatttttctttacaaagatCAGTGGCATGTGCTCCCATCCATAATGGTACCTGGGTTGCTTCTGCTCTGGAAACGGATGCTAACCACTGTATAGGGAGACTGAAGTTTGCTGTGTTCttgatttaaatttaattattttgaaaattgtgTTAGTTTTTGAGCTATAAAAATTTGAAACAatgttttctgcttatttttattctttttaatttctgaatgctgggaagatatatatatttttaataaacttccAAAAGCTTAAACTCTTCTAATCCTGTGGAGACTAGAGTTACACAATTCAACATGTATTTCATGGCTCATGTTTTAAGCCACTCTCACTACAGAAAAAGTTAAGGAAATACTTCAAATATCACATGTTAAAAAAGTAGTAAGGTGTGAAAGTGTTCAGGCTGAGTTATCCTTGGAACATCAGGGAAGGGTGGTGGTTTCAGAGGCTTTTAGCAccttctgcattttctcctcctgcagacaTAAGGCTGTGGAgccttcagcatttttttttagcagtctCCTGGTTcatctaaatatattttgattaCAATATTTGTACTATTTACtttttgcaatattttgaaacttttttgaACAAACATAGCTTGTAATTgcattcttttttaaacttaagtAGCTTCATTGTCCTAGGATAATGCTTACTATAATACTATGCTCTGATACATAGTAGGATAATACATAAGCTTGCTATTACTACTTTCAGGTACAAAAtccattaaaagaaagaagttaaTATTATACTTGTGTTATTTaacatatttgttttcctgttgaGTTCTTaatgttttgtcttttcctgATTCTTCCAGTTCAATGCTAAATTAGCAAGAGTTCAGCAAACAACAGCAAGATCATTTTCACATACTTCTGTCTTGCCACAAAGCATCTATCGGAGGGTATGTGCTCTAATGGCCTGCAGTCTGCAGATACTAAATACTGTTACAGCCTGTTTCACACAGCAGTTCCCTGGGGTTTTACTGTGTGTGTTCTGCAGCAAAACTTGCCGGGGAGTGTAGGGGGGTGGAGTTTCACGCCTTACAGGTCCATCTTACACACATCCCTCCCACCTCTAGACAACTAATTTCACATCTCTTTGCACTGATGTCGACATAGCTGGGTTTCCAAAAGCCTGCATGTGTAGTGATTTTAGTACAGAATTGTTAACCTGAGAACTTAAGACAGAACTGACATAAACGACTGTGACATAAATTATATATGTGCATTCTTGTTTTTCTAGGCTTGGGACTTTGAGATGTCAGAAAAATAGGATTCTGGGGAAGtcattttgtaattttgtgATCCAAGATACTGAGAAATATTCTTATTAGACTATTTCATAATAGCATATTGTATTGTTACATAATTCTATGTGGTGTTTAACAATTAAGCCTTTCCTTGCATTTTTACAGAAGATGCAGCATTtccaggaggagaaaaacaaggaaattgAAAGCCTCCGAAACACCATAAGAGACCTAGAGCAACATTTGCTTAATAACCAAGACCTGTCCCTCAAACGGAAGCGATTTTGATTAAATGACATGAAGTATTTCAGTAGTACATACAATGAGAAACACAAGCAGTGTATTTCAAACTGAGCACCTGAAAGTAAAAACAAGATATGAAGAAatacagagtattttttttattgaaaatgctTGTCAAATATTCCAACAGCATGCGTTTAGTGTATATGCAGAGCTACTTTCTTGCTAACCAGCATTCACGATGAAGAGATTAAGGTTTCATAGAGATGATGATTTCCCTATTAAACCATCATTAATTATGGTATACACTTTCAAAGCAGTCTTTCCTGCTTGAATATTCTCTTCTTCATCTAGGAATCCTTTGAACAGCTATACTTTTACTTCAACTCAGTTAATCAAAGGTTAGGAATTCTAAGCTACAGACCGAGAAGTTATACAAGTCTAAGTGGTATATTACCTTACTAATCAATACAGATTTATCAAATTCAGCACTGTTATAAACAAAGTTACACATTAAACCAAGATTAAATTtgttctccccctccctctgtTTGATACTGATTCTGCATGAAGAGTTGTTAACATAGGTTCTCACTTTATGCACAATGTTACTGATTTAGTACGATTTTACAAGTTGTAGTTGTATGTATTAATGGACCCTGATACTGTATCTAAGGCACAAAAGTTAAGCATGCATATCTGTTACtttcaaataacaaaattactttttgtatCTTACGTTTGAGATAAAAAGTTGTTTTGGTACCTTGCTTAGGAATAAGCTTTTCTTGTACCTAATTTGTATCCCtaggttaggaaaaaaaaaaaccaaaagcttttgaatattattaaaagttaaaaattgaatttaatgttattaaaattaaaaatcattaaaatgtctgttttggTTATCTTCTATTCTTGATTGCAAAATATCAGACAGGAGCCCCTAGGTCATAGTTTATGCTCCTGTCCTCACAAATGCAAGCAGAACATtagaagagaaacaagaaagacAAATTAATCAAGAATGCAGACACCTTCCCATtgcaactgaaaaacaaactaagGTCAATTAAATTGGTTTAAAGTATGAAGCTTTTCATTGAAAGAATTTGACAGGTATTGTATAATTCTAAAAGCACTGCTCTAAAAGTCTTCTTTACAATATTTTAACTCTACACACCTGtcagcataatttttaatttagggCAATAAAAACACATAATCTGTTAATTTTTTCCACTCACAACTATATGAATTTAAGCAGTGGGACTCCCTTGCATTTTTAAGGTGCTTAGTTTGTTTTTCAGGCTCAGTTTCTTGCCTTTTCCTGTCAGTGTCAGGTGTCACTAGTTTCACTTGTTGCTGGTGACTGTCAGGCAGCAGTGAGCAGACGTCACTGTCAAGATTCAGTGATGTCCTCTGCTGACAACTGGCCGTGTCACCGTCAAGAATTTGGAAGTGCACCACGACACTGTCAAGTGACAGAATTTCCTAGCTCTTCAAACAAAAGGTGTCGACAATGACAGCATCAGCTACTAGAAGTTGAGTCTGATGCCGTCTGCCAATTTCAAGTTAACTGGTTTTTACAGctgatctttcctttttttcatagctttttaTCTTGTGTAATCTCTACACTTTCTCCTGGAGGAACAGTGTCTACCTGTTCATGACTACCTGTCTGAACATGTCTGTTACGGCCAAAAGCTCTATGACGCTGACTGCTGTCAGAATGATGTCTCCGAGTTTCAGAAGGAGCCTGATGGTTCTCATTTTTGGAATGATGACTGCCCTCACGATGCTGGTGGTGTTTTATATGTCTGTGCGTGTTGTGGTCATGTGAACGTTGACCAGTTGGGCTGGGTTCTATCTCTGCTCGCTTTTCATCTGCTTGTTTAGTGATGTTTTCACATATGCCATCAATATCAGGTTCCTGCAGAACAAAAGCTTGCATTAAATACAATgcataatatttaattaaactaGGTGAAAAATCCTAACTATCTTAACATCTTTTCAGAACCTAAACCccaattttaaattatttggctACTTTGCTGAAGAAAGATATGAATGTATCAAAAGAACCTTGTTTTACAACACCACTGATAACTAGACAGAGCTCTTAATATAAGCTTTTAGGAATTCTAATTCAAGTTATTGCTaataaaaacttttctttttctagaatCCCACTTATGACCTGCCCGAGGCCTACATTTAGCTGGAAAATTGTATGATGGGGTCAAAAATTATGCTTCTTCTCATTCAACTTTCATGACTATGTATGTACGTTTCTTGATAATCAAAGTTCTGATCTTTAGTTGTATGTAAAACGACCCTTCTTTTATAACAGTAACAATAAAGTGGCACCTTGTATTaccactttttaaaagtaactatTGTATACTGTGTTTAAGTgtaaactgaaaggaaaagtaaCTCAAGCCAGCTCAGATCTTATTcccaggttttaaaaaaaagttactattTGTTTAAGTATGTACCCATCCCCAAAAACTAGAGTAGCTAAATGCTCAGTAGCTGTATGTAACTCCAGAAACAGAATTAGCCTCCAAGATTGCATTTAgattacagaaaattatttgcatttctatCAAGGGCAGGAATTCAAATAACCAATCTGTTAAATACTAGATCTAATTCacttcaaaaaatgtttaaaagctcTCTGTCAAGACGCATGAATTGTGCAAAATCTACATCATGTCTTTTTCAATTAAtcccactgaaataattttaagtacCAGCCAAATCCAGTTTCCTTTCCTAGTTTATGTAGAATGAAACAGGAAATACCATGTAAGAGCAGTTTCCACACTTGTTTTCACAGTATGCAATCTTAATAGATTCTTCTACATATTGGAAAGACAGGTAGGAATAGGGCAGACCCAGATGATACACTAGACGGCCGCATCTAAGGAGAGAAGGAACTTTGTGGTTACATACACATAAACTGTACAGTCCCATGGAGAATGTTTCCGTCCAAGGAGTTTACAGGCAAAAACAGTATCTGCCTTTCAAACGTCTGCTCACTTGGCTGCATCGGTCAGTAGTGTGAAGCATAATTTCTGGCTGACCTAATAACTACTGGCAGAAGCCTCTAGTTCAGTGGCACTTTGACTAGCAAAGGCACACCCATTACAGACCTATCTTGCCAATGCGAAGGGCTATTTGCATAGTGGTGCCAATTGCCATGTGGTTGTTGCATCCTTACAAAGAATGTTTTTATGCATTGTGGTGCACCTGCATTACTGATTTAGTGTGCATGAGGGGATTTTTATGGTGCCTATTTGCACCATATCAGTACTTGAATGTTCTGGTATGCACTTAACTACCCAACTGGTACATTCAAAGGAGCTGGAGTAGACACAGAACTCATACACAAGGGCACCTTGTTAAGGACCCCACTTGCAATGTCAACACACGGGGTCCTCCAGCCTTAGCCTTCTGCACATCTGCAGTGCACATCTAGGGCCAGCAACAGGCAGAGACTTCATGGCCAGTGAAGGCACAACAAGGGTGTACATGCCTAGAACAATAAGGGATCACAACCAACTAGAGTCAAACCAACTCATAGTGTAGGTGTATCCCCATGTGTTGACAGCACAAAACTGTTCAACCTTTCAGGTGCTGCTGGCCAGACGTCAGCTTTGGGGCCCCTCCACAGACTACATACAGCCTTGTTCTGTTTGTCATATGACAGCAACCCTCCACTTAGGTGTATTTGCTGCTGTAACATGAAATAACTTTCTAAAGATCATTCCAGTGCTAGTTTCATCCCCCAAACCTAATTTACCTAATTTGTTTGATTCTACCATATTACCAAAAAAAGTTAAGTAACTTTCTAACTCTTTACTAAACTTGTGCTTCAGTGTGAACTAAGAATGTTTGTTACAGTAACATAATAGTAATTTGGATGGACATGGTAGAAGTGCAGGACTTGTTGAATAATTTCCATcacatcaaaacagaaaaatcaagattTCAGTTAAAGAGTTATTATTGGTTATGCTGAAAGATACATGACAGTTTCAACAACTCtggttaaaatgttttcttgagaACTCAGATAGCTTTTCTTGTTTGATTCTACTTTGACATGCATGGATGTAATTGGAAGTTgtctgaaaagagaaacagcatAAGAACAGAATCATGCTATCAAATTCTACACTCAGTTATGTTAATCTAAATCCATAgtaattataaagaaaaatttatttatccCAAACTTACTTAAGCAAAGCACACTTTTCTTTTGACGAttcctttttccagaaaatgcaAGTGCTTCACTTAGTGCAACTTAGAGTTGATTATGATGTCTTTGTTGAGGGGTAATCAGGTTATTTGCAAATCAATGAAATAACATAGATATTTACAAAGCATTACTCTAAATacattcaaatattttcctgtgttccCCTCTAAACACAGACCTGTCATAGATGAGAAAGTCATCTTTGCTTCCATTTAAGGTAGTCCAGACATCAGCTTGCTGTTCATCTTGCTGGTAGACAGTAACATAG encodes:
- the SELENOP gene encoding LOW QUALITY PROTEIN: selenoprotein P (The sequence of the model RefSeq protein was modified relative to this genomic sequence to represent the inferred CDS: substituted 3 bases at 3 genomic stop codons) yields the protein MWAGLGLVLALCLLPGGGTEIQNCKEPPEWRIGEENPMLNSRGSVTVVALLQASUYLCLLQASRLEDLRVKLENEGLVNISYVVVNHQGTSSQRKIHLLKASVSDYVTVYQQDEQQADVWTTLNGSKDDFLIYDRCGRLVYHLGLPYSYLSFQYVEESIKIAYCENKCGNCSYMEPDIDGICENITKQADEKRAEIEPSPTGQRSHDHNTHRHIKHHQHREGSHHSKNENHQAPSETRRHHSDSSQRHRAFGRNRHVQTGSHEQVDTVPPGESVEITQDKKLXKKGKISCKNQLTXNWQTASDSTSSSXCCHCRHLLFEELGNSVTUQCRGALPNS
- the CCDC152 gene encoding coiled-coil domain-containing protein 152, with the translated sequence MSHSSGETMKKISVVNLDKLLGNFSEIEKVISEINEANKLLVLQLEKSNRLLTLSQLKEEAVKEECTTLQKVIQGLTQVIENQCNVKDENCRLKSTIHILEEKIKACEQEYKDQIEKLMIKIKNKDEDHRLEIAQLHFNIRKKFEIKEAEYREQREKKELEILELTRQLKIQNEEKQNEIIKLQIEFNAKLARVQQTTARSFSHTSVLPQSIYRRKMQHFQEEKNKEIESLRNTIRDLEQHLLNNQDLSLKRKRF